The proteins below come from a single Miscanthus floridulus cultivar M001 chromosome 1, ASM1932011v1, whole genome shotgun sequence genomic window:
- the LOC136493552 gene encoding short-chain dehydrogenase TIC 32, chloroplastic-like, whose protein sequence is MWWFNRKGPSGFSGASTAEEVTAGVDGHCLVAVITGASKGIGLETARVLALRGVHVVMAVRNVSAGLEAREAIVAKIPGARIDVLELDLSSIASVRRFASEFGCLNLPLNILINNAGVMTRNCTRSCDGLELHFATNHIGHFLLTNLLLENMKKTCRDSCLEGRIVNLTSSGHSMTYREGICFDKIHDPSGLFVAYGQSKLANILHSNELSRILKEEGVNISANAVHSGVITTNLFRNRTIVSALLNSIGRIICRTVEQGAATTCYVAMHPQVKGISGKYFTNCDIASPSSQASDAELAKKLWQFSFKIVSS, encoded by the exons ATGTGGTGGTTCAACCGCAAAGGGCCCTCGGGCTTCTCTGGCGCCTCGACGGCTGAGGAGGTCACCGCCGGCGTCGACGGCCATTGTCTGGTCGCCGTCATCACAG GTGCGTCGAAAGGCATCGGGCTGGAGACGGCGCGTGTTCTGGCGTTGCGCGGCGTGCACGTCGTCATGGCCGTCCGCAACGTCTCCGCCGGGCTCGAGGCCAGGGAAGCCATCGTGGCCAAGATCCCCGGCGCGAGGATTGACGTTCTGGAGCTGGACCTCAGCTCCATAGCTTCCGTAAGGAGATTCGCCTCCGAGTTCGGCTGTCTGAACTTGCCCCTCAACATTCTCAT CAACAACGCTGGAGTGATGACAAGGAACTGCACACGTTCCTGCGACGGTCTGGAACTGCATTTCGCGACAAATCACATTG GCCATTTTCTTCTAACAAACCTGTTATTGGAGAACATGAAGAAGACATGTAGGGACAGCTGTCTCGAGGGACGGATTGTCAATCTGACATCTTCCGGACATTCCATGACCTATCGTGAAGGAATCTGTTTTGACAAAATTCATGATCCTTCTGG gctgtttgtTGCTTACGGTCAATCCAAGCTTGCCAATATTCTTCATTCTAATGAACTGTCCCGAATACTCAAG GAGGAAGGAGTGAATATTTCAGCCAATGCAGTTCATTCTGGTGTCATCACGACTAACCTTTTTAGGAACAGGACTATTGTCTCTG CTCTATTGAACTCCATTGGAAGAATCATATGTAGAACAGTGGAGCAG GGTGCTGCAACGACTTGCTATGTTGCAATGCATCCTCAAGTGAAGGGGATAAGTGGAAAGTACTTCACCAATTGTGATATAGCCAGCCCGAGCTCACAAGCTTCAGATGCTGAGTTGGCCAAGAAGCTATGGCAATTCAGCTTCAAGATTGTGTCTTCTTGA